In the Mytilus trossulus isolate FHL-02 chromosome 1, PNRI_Mtr1.1.1.hap1, whole genome shotgun sequence genome, one interval contains:
- the LOC134724621 gene encoding beta-1,3-galactosyltransferase 1-like produces MLPRIPSIYRGILTLVGITLLLFMLLMQGNRPDTVNLRRLEIQNEVVGSAKIREEFGMEKSTANIRTTLRTIKETVRYQNIDTRNIVNPHNFSYLKNPVNICSEKDIYMITYIHTSPKNFHKRQTIRSTWGDKRLLEQYKTKIVFVMGRVEDTKVMNKLDLENAHYGDIVQEDFLDSYKNLTYKGIAALKWISNYCNNTVFTLKTDDDILVNIFKLVKHLKEIVEFQLGHKNLILCNQWLRMAVLRDKNSKWYIPKEDFTPDYFPPYCSGSAFVLSTDMTSRMYNASLYEKFFWVDDYYITGMLPSHIKVKQKRLNEAYILNGRVVYDKLVNDTKNQLMFFHVPKLNTIFSMWRLIKQRLKMHIQEEFTWSPVVSPSTVM; encoded by the coding sequence ATGCTTCCGCGGATACCATCTATTTATAGAGGCATTCTTACACTGGTTGGAATAACTTTATTACTATTCATGCTTTTAATGCAAGGGAACAGACCAGATACTGTTAATTTACGACGTTTGGAAATTCAGAATGAGGTTGTGGGTTCTGCTAAAATCCGGGAAGAGTTTGGAATGGAAAAGTCTACTGCAAATATAAGAACAACACTAAGAACAATAAAAGAGACTGTACGATATCAAAATATAGATACTCGAAATATAGTAAACCCTCATAATTTTTCGTACTTGAAAAACCCTGTTAACATTTGCAGTGAAAAGgatatatacatgataacaTACATTCATACATCACCAAAGAATTTCCATAAGCGCCAAACCATCAGAAGCACGTGGGGAGACAAACGTCTGCTCGAGCAGTACAAAACGAAAATCGTGTTTGTGATGGGGAGAGTGGAGGATACAAAAGTAATGAACAAATTAGACCTAGAAAATGCTCATTATGGAGACATAGTACAAGAAGATTTCTTAGATTCCTACAAAAATTTAACTTATAAAGGCATCGCGGCTTTGAAATGGATATCAAATTATTGCAATAATACCGTGTTCACTTTGAAAACAGACGATGATATTCTAGTCAATATTTTCAAGCTtgtgaaacatttaaaagaaattgtagAATTTCAGCTAGGTCACAAGAATCTAATTTTGTGCAATCAGTGGTTACGTATGGCAGTATTAAGAGACAAAAATAGTAAATGGTATATTCCAAAAGAAGACTTTACACCGGACTATTTCCCGCCATATTGTTCTGGCTCGGCATTTGTGCTGAGCACTGATATGACTAGTCGGATGTACAATGCTTCTTTATATGAAAAGTTTTTCTGGGTTGATGATTACTACATCACGGGTATGTTACCTAGCCATATAAAAGTGAAACAGAAACGATTAAACGAAGCTTATATACTCAATGGTAGGGTAGTTTATGACAAGTTAGTGAATGATACGAAAAATCAATTGATGTTTTTTCATGTGCCTAAActaaatacaattttttcaaTGTGGAGATTAATCAAACAGCGACTTAAAATGCATATTCAAGAGGAATTCACGTGGTCACCCGTAGTTTCTCCTAGTACAGTTATGTAA